The bacterium genome includes the window TACCGTCAAGCGTGTGGCCGACGGCCGCATTGTCGAGACCATTGACCGCCACGAGGTCTACCTGGCGCAGACGCCACAGACGTTCCGCTATGACCTCATCCGGCAGGCCCACGAGCAGGCGGAGGCCGAGGGCTGGGCCGTGACCGATGACGCGATGCTGCTCGAGCGGCTCGGGCACACAGTGGCCATCAGCCCCGGCCATGCTCGCAACCTGAAGGTCACCACGCCCGACGATCTGCCCCGCGCGGAGGCATGGCTACGTGGGGAGAGCGGGGGTACGCCGCGGGTCGGGCATGGCTTCGACCTGCACCGGTTGGTCGAGGGGCGGCGGCTCGTGCTGGGCGGCGTGGAGATCGCGCATGGCAAGGGCCTGCTGGGCCACTCGGATGCCGACGCGGCGCTGCATGCTATTGCTGACGCGCTCCTGGGAGCCTGTGCCCTGGGCGACATCGGCCGGCACTTCCCGGACACCGACCCGGCGTTCCGGGACGCTGACAGCCGGGAGCTGTTGCGGCAGGTCGTCGCGCTCGTGCGTCAGGCCGGCTGGCAGCCCGCCAACGTGGATGTGACGATCATCGCCCAGGAGCCGCGCCTGGCCCCGCACGTCGAGGCCATGCGTGAAAGTACGGCGGAGGCGTTGGGATTGCCGCCGACGGCGGTGAGCTACAAGGCCACGACCATGGAGCGCCTGGGCCCGATCGGCGAGGGTCTGGCCATCGCGGCCGAGGCCGTCGTCCTGCTGACACCGCAGTAGCGGCGTGATGGACCGCGCCCATGACCCGCCGGTAGCGGCGCGATTCATCGCGCCCGTCACACACCCATAGCGGCGCGGCCCTAGCGCGCCCGGCGCAATGAGTTGCGCCCCTACAACGCCCACCGGAGGCAGTACCGTTGAAGGGAACCGTAGTCGAGAAGATACTCAAGGCGCACCTCGTGGAGGGCGAGCTGGTCGCGGGCAGCGAGATCGGCCTGCGCATTGACCAGACCCTGACCCAGGACTCCACTGGCACGATGGCCTACCTGCAGTTCGAGGCCCTCGGCGTGCCGCGCGTGAAGACGGAGCTCTCGGTGGCCTACGTGGACCACAACACGCTGCAGTCGGGCCCCGAGAGCGCCGATGACCACAAGTACCTGCAGACCGTCGCCGCCAGGCATGGCGTGCGCTTCTCGCGCCCGGGTAACGGCATCTGCCACCAGGTGCACCTGGAGCGCTTCGGCGCGCCGGGCAAGACGCTGCTCGGCTCGGACAGTCACACCCCCACCGCCGGGGGCATCGGCATGTTGGGGATCGGCGCGGGTGGCCTGGATGTCGCCGTCGCCATGGCCGGCATGCCCTACTTCATCCCCTGCCCGCAGGTCCTCGGCGTGCGCCTGACCGGGCAACTGTCGCCGTGGGTCGCAGCCAAGGATGTCATCCTGGAGCTGCTGCGGCGACTGACGGTCAAGGGCGGTGTGGGCCGGATCGTGGAGTACTGCGGGCCGGGCGTGGCGACGCTGTCGGTGCCCGAGCGCGCGACCATTACCAACATGGGCGCGGAGCTGGGGGCCACCTCTTCCCTCTTCCCCGCCGATGACCGCACACGCGACTTCCTGGCGGCCCAGGACCGCGCCGCGGCCTTCACGCCGCTCGCGGCCGAGGCGGACGCCGAGTATGACGAACTCATCGAGCTGGACCTGAGCGCGCTGCAGCCCATGGTGGCCCAGCCGCACAGCCCCGACGCCGTCGTGCCCGTCGCCGACCTGGCCGGCCGCCAGGTAGACCAGGTCTGCATTGGTAGCTGCACCAACTCGTCGTACCGCGACATGATGATGGTGGCGGCGATCCTGAAGGGCCGGCAGGTCCATCCCGATGTCAGCCTGACCATCTCCCCCGGCTCGCGCCAAGTGCTGACGATGCTCGCCCGCAACGGCGCGCTGGCCGATATGCTCAGCGCCGGGGCGCGCGTGCTCGAGTCGGCCTGCGGTCCGTGCATCGGCATGGGCCAGGCGCCGCTGAACGCCGGCGTCTCCGTCCGCTCGTTCAACCGCAACTTCGAGGGGCGCAGCGGCACCAAGAACGGGCAGGTCTTCCTGGCCTCACCCGAGGTGTGCGCGGCGGCCGCCGTGGCCGGGGAGTTCGTGGACCCACAGAGCCTCGGCGACGCGCCGCAGATCGAGCTGCCCGCGCAGTTCGAGGTGGATGACCGCATGG containing:
- a CDS encoding aconitate hydratase, which translates into the protein MKGTVVEKILKAHLVEGELVAGSEIGLRIDQTLTQDSTGTMAYLQFEALGVPRVKTELSVAYVDHNTLQSGPESADDHKYLQTVAARHGVRFSRPGNGICHQVHLERFGAPGKTLLGSDSHTPTAGGIGMLGIGAGGLDVAVAMAGMPYFIPCPQVLGVRLTGQLSPWVAAKDVILELLRRLTVKGGVGRIVEYCGPGVATLSVPERATITNMGAELGATSSLFPADDRTRDFLAAQDRAAAFTPLAAEADAEYDELIELDLSALQPMVAQPHSPDAVVPVADLAGRQVDQVCIGSCTNSSYRDMMMVAAILKGRQVHPDVSLTISPGSRQVLTMLARNGALADMLSAGARVLESACGPCIGMGQAPLNAGVSVRSFNRNFEGRSGTKNGQVFLASPEVCAAAAVAGEFVDPQSLGDAPQIELPAQFEVDDRMVQAPAPAGAEVEVVRGPNIKPVPTREALSDTIAFEALLKVGDNITTDHISPAGAKYLPLRSNVPALSEHVFEGVDPSFAGRALDSRQGAIIGGDNYGQGSSREHAAMCPLYLGIQAVLATSFARIHKANLINFGILPLEMDKAAYEALQQGDKLQAEGVHQGLRAGVLTVRNLTQGTQFETRIPLSERQQEVLLAGGMLNYVKARSA
- the ispD gene encoding 2-C-methyl-D-erythritol 4-phosphate cytidylyltransferase codes for the protein MSERVAALIVAAGAGERFGGPVPKVFVPLAGRPLLLWAVQAYADHPEVDAVALVVAPDYVVPATELCREVGDVLVVAGGPERRQSVLNGLRALGARTPDLVAIHDGARPLVTPEIISDSLRVCRAHGAALTAVAATDTVKRVADGRIVETIDRHEVYLAQTPQTFRYDLIRQAHEQAEAEGWAVTDDAMLLERLGHTVAISPGHARNLKVTTPDDLPRAEAWLRGESGGTPRVGHGFDLHRLVEGRRLVLGGVEIAHGKGLLGHSDADAALHAIADALLGACALGDIGRHFPDTDPAFRDADSRELLRQVVALVRQAGWQPANVDVTIIAQEPRLAPHVEAMRESTAEALGLPPTAVSYKATTMERLGPIGEGLAIAAEAVVLLTPQ